A genomic region of Barnesiella viscericola DSM 18177 contains the following coding sequences:
- a CDS encoding EamA family transporter encodes MNTKVKGTIFGIVSAVSYGTNPLGALYLYQEGLSSSSVLFYRFLFAVLILAGIMLVQRQSFALSRKELKTLGTLGILFAVSSLTFYTSFHYMDAGIAATILFVYPIMVAVIMALFFKERLSGVTLFSILLALSGIALLYQGGSGAGLSTAGVLLVLVSSLTYALYIVVVNQSSIAMSSIKLTFYVLLICMAAIALQATLISGTSLQPLTTPRMWIFALMLALIPTVISLVTMTRAVHAIGSTPTAIMGALEPLTAVVVGVTLFGEAFTLRLGVGILMILVAVLLIIVSKAIPVHRVMTKIGHVLREVPLHKH; translated from the coding sequence ATGAATACGAAAGTCAAAGGCACGATATTCGGTATCGTTTCGGCAGTAAGCTACGGCACCAATCCGCTGGGTGCATTGTATTTGTATCAAGAGGGACTCTCGTCGAGTTCCGTGCTTTTCTATCGGTTCCTGTTTGCCGTATTGATTTTGGCCGGCATCATGCTGGTACAACGGCAATCGTTCGCCTTGTCGCGTAAGGAGTTAAAGACACTCGGTACACTGGGGATTCTTTTTGCCGTCTCCTCCCTTACCTTTTACACGAGTTTCCATTATATGGATGCCGGTATTGCCGCCACGATTCTTTTTGTCTATCCCATCATGGTGGCGGTGATTATGGCCCTCTTCTTCAAGGAGCGTCTGTCGGGAGTCACCCTCTTCTCCATTCTGTTGGCCCTCTCGGGCATAGCCTTGCTCTATCAGGGTGGGAGCGGTGCCGGGTTGAGTACCGCCGGTGTTTTGCTGGTATTGGTTTCGTCGCTCACCTATGCTCTTTATATCGTGGTGGTCAACCAGTCGTCCATAGCCATGTCATCGATAAAACTCACCTTCTACGTGCTGCTCATCTGCATGGCAGCCATAGCATTGCAGGCAACGCTGATCAGCGGTACTTCGTTGCAGCCGCTCACGACACCGCGCATGTGGATTTTCGCCCTCATGCTGGCGCTGATACCGACGGTCATTTCGTTGGTCACGATGACCCGCGCCGTTCATGCCATAGGTTCCACTCCCACGGCTATCATGGGGGCACTCGAACCGCTTACGGCCGTTGTCGTGGGGGTAACTCTCTTTGGCGAGGCTTTCACCCTGCGGTTAGGGGTAGGTATCTTGATGATTCTCGTGGCCGTGCTTCTTATCATTGTCTCCAAGGCCATACCGGTGCATCGGGTCATGACCAAGATAGGCCATGTCCTGCGGGAAGTCCCGCTGCACAAGCATTAA
- a CDS encoding M16 family metallopeptidase, protein MPFRRHILPNGLRIIHHYDASTRMTALNLLYDVGSKDESPRRTGFAHLFEHLMFGGSVHIPDFDTPLQKAGGENNAWTSNDVTNYYTVAPTHNIETAFWLESDRMLSLAFSPESLAVQKQVVIEEFKQRNLNQPYGDSFLLLRPMAYRVHPYRWPVIGKEVSHIADATLDEVEQFFFAHYAPNNAILSISGSLPFDDALALCEKWFAPIPRREIALRHLPQEPAQTQPRRQTVERNVPLDAIFKAYHMVDRRHPDYQACDALSDILASGRSSRLYRHLVMEQKLFAEIDASVTGDIEPGLFLLRGKLSPGITLEQGEEAIEAELRQIVEKPVDRRELDKVVNRFESNDLFSNLHYLNKATNLAYYELLGGAENIDYEVERYKKLAPLDLQRIASDLFAPENCSTLWYKAATPDASDNK, encoded by the coding sequence ATACCCTTCCGCCGTCACATACTGCCCAATGGTCTGCGCATCATACACCACTACGACGCCTCTACTCGCATGACGGCGTTGAACCTGCTGTACGATGTAGGGTCGAAAGACGAGTCGCCCCGTCGCACTGGCTTTGCCCATCTCTTCGAGCATCTCATGTTCGGCGGTTCGGTCCATATCCCCGACTTCGACACGCCGCTCCAAAAAGCCGGGGGCGAGAACAATGCCTGGACCAGCAACGACGTGACCAACTACTATACGGTCGCACCCACGCACAACATCGAGACAGCCTTCTGGTTGGAGTCCGACCGCATGCTCAGTCTGGCCTTCTCGCCCGAGTCGCTGGCCGTGCAGAAGCAGGTCGTTATCGAGGAGTTCAAGCAGCGCAACCTCAACCAGCCCTACGGCGACTCCTTCCTGTTGCTCAGGCCCATGGCCTATCGGGTGCACCCCTATCGGTGGCCGGTCATCGGGAAAGAGGTGTCGCACATTGCCGATGCCACGCTCGACGAGGTCGAGCAGTTCTTCTTCGCTCACTATGCCCCCAACAATGCCATACTGAGCATCTCGGGCAGTCTGCCCTTTGACGATGCTCTGGCCTTGTGTGAAAAATGGTTCGCCCCCATACCCCGGCGCGAGATAGCTCTCCGGCACTTGCCACAAGAACCGGCACAGACCCAGCCTCGCCGACAGACAGTCGAGCGAAACGTCCCCCTCGACGCCATCTTCAAGGCCTATCACATGGTCGACCGTCGTCACCCCGACTATCAGGCTTGCGATGCCCTTTCCGACATTTTGGCCTCGGGGCGCTCCTCCCGGCTCTACCGGCATTTGGTCATGGAGCAGAAACTCTTTGCCGAGATTGATGCGTCGGTCACTGGCGACATCGAACCGGGACTCTTCCTCCTGCGGGGAAAACTCTCGCCGGGCATCACGTTGGAACAAGGCGAGGAGGCCATCGAAGCCGAGTTGCGCCAAATCGTCGAAAAACCCGTCGACCGGCGGGAGCTCGATAAAGTGGTCAACCGCTTCGAGTCGAACGACCTTTTCTCCAACTTACACTATCTGAACAAAGCCACCAATCTGGCCTATTATGAGTTGTTGGGAGGTGCCGAGAATATCGATTATGAAGTCGAGCGGTATAAGAAACTCGCTCCGCTTGACTTGCAACGTATTGCGAGCGATCTGTTTGCGCCGGAAAACTGCTCGACCTTGTGGTACAAGGCGGCAACTCCCGACGCGTCGGACAATAAATGA
- the cas6 gene encoding CRISPR-associated endoribonuclease Cas6 — protein MRFKLVLAVKSESFGNILPVSYQYELSAAVYRRIRENYEAYLHWLSSNGFAPVDDFRNRLFSFSNLYIPRIRVEGDRLHILVKKVQMWISFLPVRGTREFVERLFSGISFVLGDRRSRVELEVEEILDCPVPEFDVEAEYLALSPIVFMVPRSNRSMEYVGPDYPTYADCFYRSILAKYERIFGRPFEDDTQFSWNLLSEPKRKGIFMMRFTPDESKVIGYMYKFRIVMNPLLHQIMYETGVGEKVNLGFGCVEILRRDAPDSKKETPLPEKEVPPMKII, from the coding sequence ATGCGATTTAAATTAGTCTTGGCGGTTAAGTCCGAAAGTTTTGGCAACATCTTGCCGGTGAGCTATCAGTACGAATTGTCGGCAGCCGTGTATCGGCGCATTCGTGAAAATTACGAAGCCTATCTGCATTGGCTTTCCAGCAATGGCTTTGCTCCGGTCGACGATTTTCGCAATCGGTTGTTCTCCTTTTCCAATCTCTACATTCCGCGCATTCGAGTCGAAGGCGATCGGCTCCACATCTTGGTCAAGAAAGTGCAGATGTGGATTTCGTTCCTGCCCGTGCGGGGAACCCGTGAGTTTGTCGAACGGTTATTTTCGGGCATCTCCTTTGTGCTGGGCGATCGCCGCAGCCGGGTCGAGTTGGAGGTCGAAGAGATTCTCGATTGTCCTGTACCCGAGTTTGATGTGGAAGCCGAGTATCTGGCCTTGTCGCCTATCGTCTTCATGGTGCCTCGTTCCAACCGCAGCATGGAGTACGTAGGCCCCGATTACCCCACTTATGCCGACTGTTTCTATCGCTCCATACTCGCCAAATATGAGCGCATCTTTGGGCGTCCCTTTGAAGACGATACTCAATTCTCGTGGAATCTCCTCTCCGAGCCCAAGCGCAAAGGCATTTTTATGATGCGGTTTACCCCCGACGAATCGAAGGTGATAGGCTATATGTACAAGTTCAGAATCGTAATGAACCCCCTGTTGCATCAAATCATGTATGAGACCGGGGTGGGTGAGAAGGTAAACCTGGGATTCGGGTGTGTGGAAATCTTGCGCCGAGATGCCCCCGACAGTAAAAAAGAGACACCTTTGCCCGAAAAAGAGGTGCCTCCCATGAAAATAATCTGA
- the fmt gene encoding methionyl-tRNA formyltransferase, with product MKKQNLRIVYMGTPDFAVESLRRLVEGGYNVVAVITMPDKPAGRGHKIQFSPVKEYALSQELPVLQPERLKDEAFVEQLRALRADLQIVVAFRMLPEVVWNMPPMGTFNLHASLLPQYRGAAPLNWAIINGDTETGITTFFLKHEIDTGEIIQQKRIPILPEDNVGTIHDKLMVLGADMVVETVDAIIAGTVHPIDQASIKTDEPLRPAPKIFKETCHIDWAKPAVQIHNLVRGLSPYPAAWCEWVSPEGQRTGVKIFRTTAIPASHSFMPGTIHTDGKSHIDVACADGYVRIEELQLAGKKRMATADLLRGFRLDDRFTCE from the coding sequence ATGAAAAAACAGAATTTACGCATCGTCTATATGGGCACTCCCGACTTTGCCGTGGAGAGCCTGCGCCGCCTCGTCGAGGGCGGATACAACGTAGTGGCCGTCATCACCATGCCCGACAAACCGGCCGGGCGCGGTCACAAGATTCAGTTCTCGCCGGTCAAGGAATATGCCCTCTCGCAGGAATTGCCCGTGCTGCAACCCGAGAGGTTGAAGGACGAGGCTTTTGTCGAACAGCTGCGAGCCTTGCGGGCCGACCTGCAAATCGTCGTGGCCTTCCGCATGCTGCCCGAGGTGGTGTGGAACATGCCCCCGATGGGGACCTTCAACCTGCACGCCTCGCTGCTGCCCCAATACCGCGGCGCCGCCCCGCTCAACTGGGCGATTATCAACGGCGATACCGAGACGGGAATCACCACCTTCTTCCTGAAACACGAAATCGATACGGGCGAGATTATCCAACAGAAGCGCATTCCCATTCTGCCCGAAGATAATGTGGGCACGATTCACGACAAACTCATGGTTCTGGGGGCCGACATGGTGGTCGAAACGGTCGACGCCATCATCGCCGGGACGGTACACCCCATCGACCAGGCCTCCATCAAGACCGACGAGCCGCTGCGCCCCGCCCCCAAGATATTCAAGGAGACCTGCCACATCGACTGGGCGAAACCGGCCGTCCAGATTCACAACCTCGTCAGAGGCCTGTCGCCCTACCCCGCCGCCTGGTGCGAATGGGTATCGCCCGAGGGTCAACGCACGGGGGTAAAGATATTCCGCACAACGGCGATACCCGCCTCCCACTCATTCATGCCCGGCACAATACACACCGATGGCAAGAGCCACATCGACGTGGCCTGCGCCGACGGCTATGTGCGCATCGAGGAGCTGCAACTCGCCGGGAAAAAACGAATGGCTACGGCCGACCTGCTGCGGGGATTCCGCCTCGACGACCGCTTCACGTGCGAATAA
- a CDS encoding chloride channel protein, translating to MTEDEDIEIEDTPKTESRNDLMMRLLLWREKHINEHNFVLFLSFVIGICTAAAALILKYLIHLIQNLLTSHFDADGANYLYLIYPIIGILLAGLYVRYIVKDDISHGVTRILYAISQKKSRLKPHNMYTSVIASSITIGFGGSVGAEAPIVYTGAAIGSNIGRLFRLDQRLLMLLVGCGAAAAIAGIFKAPIAGILFTLEVLMIDMTTTSVLPLLISSITAVTVSYIFTGYNAEFSFVQTETFEAARIPYVIFLGIFCGFVSLYFTRVMTHMEDLFRKIGKPWKKFIFGSLVLSLSIFLLPPLYGEGYGAITSLLNDDLKQLAEGSFFYTENGNMWVMMLFLALIILVKVLATSATNGGGGVGGTFAPSLYVGCFAGFFFAYVINHSGIFPMELSDKNFALMGMAGVMSAVMHAPLMAIFLTTELTGGYELFLPLMITSAVAYATIRVFEPHSIYTMRLAKKGELLTHHKDKAVLTLLKMDSVIEKDFIEVHPDMSLGDMVKVISQSHRNIFPVTDKEGMLLGIVILDDIRNIMFRPELYKRFYVRKFMTMPPAKIEVGSSMDNVMKVFDQTNAWNLPVVENGKYIGFVSKSKIFNSYRRVLVHFSQD from the coding sequence ATGACAGAAGACGAAGATATTGAAATAGAAGATACTCCAAAGACGGAGAGCCGAAACGACTTGATGATGCGCCTGCTGCTGTGGCGGGAGAAGCACATCAACGAGCATAATTTCGTATTGTTCCTGAGTTTCGTCATCGGAATCTGCACGGCTGCGGCCGCCCTGATTCTGAAATACCTCATTCATCTGATTCAGAACCTGCTCACCTCGCACTTCGATGCCGACGGGGCCAACTACCTCTACCTCATCTACCCCATTATCGGTATCCTGTTGGCGGGGCTCTATGTACGCTACATTGTCAAGGACGACATCAGCCACGGTGTCACACGCATACTTTATGCCATCTCGCAGAAGAAGAGCCGGCTGAAACCGCACAACATGTACACGTCGGTCATCGCCAGCTCCATCACCATCGGGTTCGGTGGTTCGGTAGGAGCCGAGGCTCCTATCGTGTACACGGGCGCGGCCATCGGGTCGAACATCGGGCGGCTCTTCCGCCTCGACCAACGGCTGCTCATGCTGCTGGTGGGCTGCGGTGCCGCGGCGGCTATCGCAGGCATATTCAAGGCGCCCATCGCCGGTATCCTGTTCACCCTCGAAGTGCTGATGATCGACATGACCACCACGTCGGTGCTACCGCTGCTCATCTCGTCGATTACCGCCGTAACGGTTTCGTATATCTTCACGGGCTACAATGCCGAGTTCAGTTTCGTACAGACCGAGACTTTCGAAGCCGCCCGCATTCCCTACGTGATATTTCTGGGAATCTTCTGCGGATTCGTGTCGCTCTACTTTACCCGGGTGATGACCCACATGGAGGACCTCTTTCGCAAGATAGGTAAACCGTGGAAGAAATTCATTTTCGGCTCGCTGGTACTGAGTCTCTCCATCTTCCTGTTGCCGCCGCTCTACGGCGAGGGTTACGGAGCCATCACCAGTCTGCTCAACGACGACTTGAAACAGCTGGCCGAGGGGAGCTTTTTCTATACCGAGAACGGCAACATGTGGGTGATGATGCTCTTCCTCGCCCTCATCATCTTGGTCAAGGTGCTGGCCACCAGTGCTACCAACGGTGGTGGAGGTGTGGGTGGTACGTTCGCCCCCAGCCTGTATGTGGGTTGCTTCGCGGGCTTCTTCTTTGCCTACGTAATCAATCACAGCGGGATATTCCCCATGGAGTTGTCGGACAAGAATTTTGCCCTGATGGGCATGGCCGGTGTCATGTCGGCCGTCATGCACGCCCCACTGATGGCCATCTTCCTCACCACCGAGCTGACCGGTGGATATGAGCTGTTCCTGCCGCTGATGATTACCTCGGCCGTGGCTTATGCCACGATACGGGTATTCGAGCCTCACAGTATCTACACCATGCGTCTGGCCAAGAAGGGCGAGCTGCTCACCCACCACAAGGATAAGGCCGTGCTCACCCTCTTGAAGATGGACAGCGTCATCGAAAAGGATTTTATCGAAGTGCACCCCGACATGAGCCTGGGCGACATGGTGAAGGTGATTTCGCAATCGCACCGCAACATCTTCCCGGTAACCGACAAAGAGGGCATGCTGCTGGGTATCGTTATTCTCGACGACATTCGCAACATCATGTTCCGCCCCGAACTGTACAAACGCTTCTATGTGCGCAAGTTCATGACCATGCCCCCGGCCAAAATCGAGGTGGGTAGCAGCATGGACAACGTAATGAAGGTGTTTGACCAGACCAACGCCTGGAACCTGCCGGTGGTGGAAAACGGCAAATACATCGGGTTTGTCTCGAAATCGAAGATTTTCAACTCGTACCGCCGGGTACTGGTTCACTTTTCACAAGACTAA
- a CDS encoding undecaprenyl-phosphate glucose phosphotransferase yields the protein MARGRYGHMIKSLIVIGDFFCLNIAYAVVCLCGGGVEDGFAEKIIWLLLNLSYFPVYLFFSNIHELRILHVDRVLVKVSQAIVSHLAAFLLLVFFLQIEYLSEVVLIKFYILLSVLLAVWWVGSRKLLKIFRRKGYNFKRVVIVGAGTMGVKLLDELRSDAGYGYKFMGFFDDNLALKKSLPSFQGNCLAVEDFALQNNVDEIYCALPMWQEEKITRLLKFAEAHTISFYMVPDVGRYIHRQLEFRLVGNVPVLSLHPEPLRNVYSRLLKRAFDLVFSTVVLICSPVIFIPIAIAVKLSSPGPVFFKQKRTGFKGKEFNCYKFRTMRVNADSDEVQATRNDPRKTRVGEFLRKTSLDELPQFINVFLGDMSVVGPRPHMVKHTLDYSKIIDKYMLRHLIKPGITGWAQVNGYRGETRELWQMERRVEYDVWYIEHWNFWLDIKIIFLTVFNAFKGEKNAF from the coding sequence ATGGCACGAGGTCGGTATGGACATATGATTAAGTCGCTGATTGTAATCGGCGATTTCTTTTGCTTGAACATAGCCTATGCCGTAGTCTGTCTGTGTGGAGGTGGGGTTGAAGACGGATTTGCCGAGAAAATCATTTGGCTATTGCTTAATCTCTCCTATTTCCCCGTCTACCTGTTCTTTTCCAATATCCACGAGTTGCGTATCCTGCATGTCGACCGGGTATTGGTAAAAGTATCGCAAGCCATAGTGAGCCACTTGGCGGCATTTCTGCTGCTGGTATTTTTTCTTCAGATAGAATACCTCAGTGAGGTAGTCTTGATAAAATTCTATATCCTTTTATCCGTGTTGTTGGCTGTCTGGTGGGTAGGGTCGCGCAAACTCCTCAAAATCTTTCGTCGTAAAGGATATAATTTCAAACGGGTGGTTATTGTCGGGGCCGGTACAATGGGTGTAAAACTGCTCGATGAGCTACGTTCCGATGCCGGATATGGATACAAGTTCATGGGATTTTTCGACGATAACCTGGCGCTGAAAAAATCGCTCCCCAGTTTTCAGGGAAATTGTCTGGCAGTCGAGGATTTTGCCCTTCAAAATAATGTCGACGAAATCTATTGCGCTTTGCCCATGTGGCAGGAAGAGAAAATTACCCGGTTGTTGAAGTTTGCCGAGGCCCATACCATTTCTTTCTATATGGTTCCCGATGTAGGGCGTTATATCCATCGACAACTCGAATTTAGGCTGGTAGGGAATGTGCCGGTTCTTTCGTTGCACCCCGAGCCGTTAAGGAACGTATATTCCCGATTGTTAAAACGGGCATTCGATCTGGTTTTCTCTACGGTTGTACTCATCTGCTCACCGGTTATCTTTATACCTATTGCCATAGCCGTTAAACTTTCGTCGCCGGGTCCTGTCTTTTTCAAGCAGAAGCGTACAGGCTTCAAAGGCAAGGAGTTCAATTGCTACAAGTTCCGCACCATGCGGGTCAATGCCGATAGCGACGAAGTGCAGGCCACCCGCAACGACCCGCGCAAAACCCGGGTGGGTGAGTTTCTGCGCAAGACCAGTCTCGACGAGCTGCCCCAGTTTATTAACGTCTTTTTGGGCGACATGTCGGTTGTGGGCCCTCGTCCGCACATGGTAAAGCACACCCTCGACTACTCCAAGATTATCGATAAATACATGTTGCGACACCTCATCAAGCCGGGTATTACCGGTTGGGCCCAGGTGAACGGTTACCGGGGTGAGACCCGGGAGTTGTGGCAGATGGAGCGTCGGGTCGAATACGATGTGTGGTATATCGAGCACTGGAACTTCTGGCTCGACATCAAGATTATCTTCCTTACCGTATTCAACGCCTTCAAGGGCGAGAAGAATGCATTCTGA
- a CDS encoding sugar transferase, translating to MINGRRQTRRYVLGDYLASNVAWFLFNIVRFHFPGIVAGGSLKAYLLSLRVIEGQIIFPLLMMGVYYLSGYYNQPFFKSRIQEFVQTLGSVLVNTLLIFFIALINDVLRIRIDNYELLLLLYALQFVCVYTVRAAITGNATTLIHQGKWQFNTFIIGCGPKAVKQMRELYEPRQALGYRIVGFIRVNDETPAPEVADRTYPIEELPRLCREMKIQELIVAPEEDNLVELHRLINTLYPLNLPIKLGTDEFNIISSRVRLTNIYGAPLIDMSNCAISEGNKNMKRVLDILVSALALILLSPLFLVLAILIKRDSKGPVFYQQERIGYRHRPFKIYKFRTMKADAEEGTPQLSEENDPRITRIGRVLRKYRLDELPQFWNVLKGDMSLVGPRPEREYFIRQIVERVPYYVLLHQIRPGITSWGMVKYGYARNIDEMISRLKYDILYLENMSLLVDLKIIIYTIRTVVTGKGV from the coding sequence GTGATTAACGGCAGACGACAGACAAGACGGTATGTGTTGGGCGACTACCTGGCCTCGAACGTGGCCTGGTTCCTGTTCAACATCGTGCGCTTTCACTTCCCGGGTATTGTGGCGGGCGGATCGTTGAAGGCGTACCTGCTGTCGCTACGGGTAATCGAGGGTCAGATTATCTTCCCGCTGTTGATGATGGGGGTTTATTATCTGTCGGGCTACTACAACCAACCGTTTTTCAAATCGCGTATCCAGGAGTTTGTACAGACGTTGGGGTCGGTACTGGTGAATACGCTACTTATCTTTTTCATTGCCCTCATCAACGATGTGCTGCGCATCAGAATCGACAACTATGAGTTGCTGCTGTTGCTGTATGCCTTGCAGTTCGTTTGCGTCTACACGGTGCGGGCCGCCATCACGGGGAATGCCACGACGCTTATCCATCAGGGAAAGTGGCAATTCAACACCTTTATCATCGGGTGTGGCCCCAAGGCGGTGAAGCAGATGCGGGAACTGTATGAACCGCGGCAGGCTCTGGGGTATCGCATCGTGGGATTCATTCGGGTCAACGACGAGACGCCGGCTCCCGAGGTGGCCGACCGCACCTACCCTATCGAGGAGTTGCCCCGCTTGTGCCGGGAGATGAAGATACAGGAGCTGATTGTGGCTCCCGAAGAGGATAATCTGGTGGAACTGCACCGGCTCATCAATACGCTATATCCGCTCAACCTGCCCATCAAACTGGGTACCGACGAGTTCAACATCATCTCGTCGCGGGTGAGACTGACCAATATCTACGGAGCTCCGCTCATCGACATGAGCAACTGTGCCATCTCGGAAGGGAACAAAAACATGAAACGGGTGCTCGACATACTGGTCTCGGCCCTGGCTCTGATTCTGCTCTCGCCGCTCTTTCTCGTGCTGGCTATCCTCATCAAACGCGACTCAAAGGGACCGGTATTTTACCAGCAGGAACGCATCGGGTATCGGCACCGCCCCTTCAAGATCTATAAATTCAGGACCATGAAGGCTGATGCCGAGGAGGGAACGCCCCAGCTGTCGGAGGAGAACGACCCGCGCATCACCCGCATCGGACGGGTATTGCGCAAGTACCGGCTGGACGAACTGCCTCAGTTCTGGAACGTGTTGAAGGGCGACATGTCGCTCGTGGGGCCACGCCCCGAGCGCGAATACTTTATCCGCCAGATTGTGGAGCGGGTTCCCTACTATGTGCTGCTGCACCAGATTCGCCCGGGTATTACCTCGTGGGGCATGGTAAAATATGGCTATGCCCGCAACATCGACGAGATGATATCCCGGCTGAAATACGATATTCTCTATTTGGAGAACATGTCCCTGCTGGTCGATCTTAAAATTATCATCTACACCATACGAACCGTGGTGACAGGAAAAGGAGTGTAA
- a CDS encoding DUF349 domain-containing protein: MTTELEKPDMNAEELHAGQTMTPAEEEQDSAQPAPKLSREEIVETLKKLVEGPVEEVKEEVDELKQAYYKQKKLEIEEAKSAFVAAGNPESDFVPAPDELEETLKSLLSVFREKKAEYTASLEKQKEENLARKQQILDEMKAITADSDNINKQYTRFQELQQAFKEPCELPSSAVSGLWKSFQACVENFYDLLKINKELRDYDFKKNLEQKTALCEAAEALLTNDDVVSAFKQLQLLHDEWRVIGPVAKELREELWNRFKDASTEVNKRYQSFFEARKEVERKNEEAKTALCEEIEAIDMNALTSFAQWDEATKHVLDLQSRWKTLGFASRKMNNVLFERFRKTCDEFFARKAEYFKAVKERMAANLEKKKALCEKAEALKDSTDWKATTDIYVALQKEWKTIGPVAKKHSDAIWKRFVSACDYFFAQKNSQLASTRQAEQENLEKKREIIARLKAIDESVEPDEAIKTVRELMAQWNTIGYVPFKEKDKIYKEYQAQLDILFARLNMNETRNRLSNFSATVQQMADGNHDKLYRERERLLRMYDQKKAELQTYENNVGFLNISSKKSSGLLKEMERKMQKIREEMQLIEQKVQLIDKNL, translated from the coding sequence ATGACAACAGAGCTTGAAAAACCTGATATGAATGCAGAAGAACTCCATGCAGGTCAAACTATGACTCCCGCCGAAGAGGAACAAGATTCGGCACAACCGGCACCCAAACTCTCGCGAGAAGAGATTGTGGAGACCTTGAAAAAATTGGTCGAAGGCCCGGTTGAAGAAGTCAAGGAAGAAGTCGATGAATTGAAACAAGCCTATTATAAACAGAAAAAACTCGAAATAGAAGAGGCGAAAAGCGCTTTTGTCGCCGCCGGTAATCCCGAGTCGGATTTTGTTCCCGCTCCCGACGAACTGGAAGAGACCCTTAAATCCCTGTTGTCCGTATTTCGTGAGAAGAAGGCCGAATACACCGCTTCGCTCGAAAAGCAGAAAGAGGAGAATCTTGCCCGCAAGCAACAGATTCTGGACGAGATGAAAGCCATTACGGCCGATTCGGACAACATCAACAAGCAATATACCCGTTTCCAGGAGCTGCAACAAGCCTTCAAAGAGCCCTGCGAGCTGCCTTCGTCGGCCGTATCGGGGCTGTGGAAGAGTTTTCAAGCCTGTGTCGAGAATTTCTATGACCTGTTGAAAATCAACAAGGAGTTGCGGGATTATGATTTCAAGAAGAACCTTGAACAGAAAACCGCTCTGTGCGAAGCAGCCGAAGCCCTGTTGACCAATGACGACGTGGTATCGGCCTTCAAGCAGTTGCAACTGTTGCACGATGAGTGGCGCGTTATAGGCCCGGTGGCCAAGGAGTTGCGCGAAGAGTTGTGGAACCGTTTTAAGGACGCCTCGACCGAGGTAAACAAGCGCTATCAAAGTTTCTTTGAAGCCCGCAAGGAGGTGGAGCGTAAGAACGAGGAGGCCAAGACCGCCTTGTGCGAAGAGATCGAAGCCATCGACATGAATGCACTCACCTCGTTTGCTCAGTGGGACGAAGCTACCAAGCATGTACTCGATCTGCAAAGCCGCTGGAAAACCCTGGGATTCGCTTCACGCAAGATGAACAACGTGCTGTTTGAACGTTTCCGCAAAACCTGCGATGAGTTCTTCGCCCGCAAGGCCGAGTATTTCAAGGCTGTGAAGGAGCGTATGGCCGCCAATCTCGAAAAGAAGAAAGCCCTTTGCGAGAAAGCCGAGGCCCTCAAAGACAGCACCGACTGGAAAGCCACGACCGATATTTACGTTGCCTTGCAGAAAGAGTGGAAGACGATAGGGCCGGTGGCCAAGAAACACTCCGATGCCATCTGGAAACGCTTCGTGTCGGCTTGCGACTATTTCTTTGCTCAAAAGAACAGCCAGTTGGCTTCTACCCGTCAGGCCGAGCAGGAGAATCTCGAAAAGAAACGCGAGATTATCGCCCGGTTGAAAGCCATCGACGAGTCGGTCGAGCCCGATGAGGCTATCAAGACCGTGCGCGAACTGATGGCTCAGTGGAACACGATAGGCTATGTGCCCTTCAAGGAGAAAGATAAAATCTATAAAGAATACCAGGCACAACTCGATATACTCTTCGCTCGCCTGAATATGAACGAAACCCGCAATCGGTTGAGCAATTTCTCGGCTACGGTTCAGCAAATGGCCGACGGCAATCACGATAAACTTTATCGTGAGCGTGAAAGGCTTCTGCGCATGTATGATCAGAAGAAGGCTGAGTTGCAAACCTATGAGAATAATGTGGGATTCTTGAATATTTCGTCGAAGAAGTCGAGCGGTCTCTTGAAGGAAATGGAGCGGAAAATGCAAAAAATTCGAGAAGAGATGCAGCTAATCGAGCAGAAAGTGCAACTTATAGATAAGAACTTATAA